A window from Bacteroidota bacterium encodes these proteins:
- a CDS encoding zinc metallopeptidase: MTQEIFIVSMLFVGISMIVSLVLKNKFSAYTKIGLANGMTGREVAEKMLRENGIYDVKVVSVEGFLYDHYNPVNKTVNLSPEVYQGTSIAAAAVAAHECGHAVQHATAYTWLNLRSRLVPVVQFSSGIVHWILLAGVLLINQFPQLLLVGIVIFAVTALFSVITLPVEFDASRRALAWLQHTNVTNQQEYPKAKDALKWAATTYVVAALAAVATLVQYILLYMSRQSRG, translated from the coding sequence ATGACACAAGAAATTTTTATCGTTTCCATGCTTTTTGTTGGCATAAGTATGATCGTTTCTTTGGTTTTAAAAAACAAGTTCAGTGCCTACACCAAAATCGGGCTGGCAAACGGAATGACAGGCCGGGAAGTAGCTGAAAAAATGCTGCGTGAAAACGGTATTTATGATGTAAAAGTAGTGTCGGTTGAAGGCTTTCTTTATGACCATTATAACCCCGTGAATAAAACAGTGAACCTGAGCCCTGAAGTTTACCAGGGAACCAGTATAGCCGCGGCGGCTGTAGCTGCGCATGAATGCGGACATGCTGTACAACATGCTACAGCTTATACATGGTTGAACCTGCGTAGCCGATTGGTGCCGGTAGTACAGTTCAGTAGCGGTATTGTGCATTGGATATTGCTGGCTGGGGTTCTTTTAATTAACCAGTTTCCGCAATTACTGCTCGTCGGCATTGTAATATTTGCGGTTACTGCGTTATTCTCCGTTATTACATTACCTGTAGAATTTGATGCAAGCCGCAGGGCATTGGCCTGGTTACAACACACTAATGTTACCAACCAACAGGAATACCCTAAAGCAAAAGATGCTTTGAAATGGGCAGCAACCACTTATGTAGTAGCAGCATTGGCTGCGGTAGCTACTTTGGTACAATATATATTACTCTACATGAGCAGGCAAAGCAGAGGCTAA
- a CDS encoding tetratricopeptide repeat protein, which produces MKKFFLFTCMLFSFLFMKAQQTATTDTLKKALAKATDINEKANLLDNLSRILMNVNPTEAEMYGEQLITLAEESRDRELMVKAYQSNGTRCMYFATQQKFASRSIEYYNKALTIAKQNKMEEKIGEVQLQLSNINLLMVEKDKALSYANQAFSLISTLSNDSLLAEAHNCFGRIYISRNEKTLALRHFFNAVRIAEDIKAGKSLKANLLRNGYLNLSAFYSGIEDYDKAIDYSTKAYKQLDNMSEKNVPFQRAIDINNLGNLFAAKKNNDIAISYFERSVRMADSLKFPSLKVPAYISILNQYLRVDEPAKALNYLNSPSGKQLKSYLVNFGMSAACDQAYGYTYAEMGQYDSARIYFDRAFPFFDKSTNETNKVSFYRQLAGFYKKSGETKKAIEYFIKVKEIGEAKGMLEYVRNAAKNLDSLYLKSGDLKTANLYNVVYYQYKDSIDKLNKENELAQIEALDEQQRLDRKLAEEVEAKEKRNRIQYMGIVIAIAALFIGLVMMGWFKVSANTIRAIGFFAFLLFFEFIFLVFKKNIYGLTKGEPMYDLLFMIALAAILVPLHHWLEHKVIHFLTSHHMLRLRGIFSKKTG; this is translated from the coding sequence ATGAAAAAGTTTTTTCTTTTTACCTGCATGCTGTTTTCATTTCTATTTATGAAAGCACAGCAAACTGCAACTACTGATACGCTCAAAAAAGCCCTTGCCAAGGCCACTGATATCAATGAAAAAGCTAACCTGCTCGATAATCTTTCCCGGATATTAATGAATGTGAATCCTACGGAAGCTGAGATGTATGGTGAGCAACTGATAACATTGGCAGAAGAATCAAGGGACAGAGAGTTGATGGTAAAAGCCTACCAGTCAAACGGTACACGTTGTATGTATTTTGCTACGCAACAAAAATTTGCTTCCCGATCAATTGAGTATTACAATAAGGCACTGACGATTGCGAAGCAAAACAAGATGGAAGAAAAAATTGGTGAAGTACAATTGCAGCTTAGCAATATTAATTTACTGATGGTTGAAAAAGATAAAGCTCTTTCATATGCAAACCAGGCTTTTTCACTTATATCCACTTTATCCAATGATAGTTTATTGGCAGAAGCACATAACTGCTTTGGCCGGATCTATATTTCCCGCAATGAAAAGACACTGGCCCTGCGGCATTTTTTTAATGCAGTAAGAATTGCCGAAGATATAAAAGCAGGAAAAAGCCTTAAAGCTAATTTGCTGCGTAACGGCTATCTTAATCTTTCAGCATTCTACTCCGGTATAGAAGATTATGATAAAGCAATAGACTATTCAACAAAGGCCTATAAGCAACTTGATAATATGTCCGAGAAAAATGTTCCTTTCCAACGGGCTATTGACATCAATAATCTCGGGAACCTTTTTGCAGCAAAAAAAAATAATGATATAGCCATCAGTTATTTTGAACGCTCCGTAAGGATGGCCGATAGTTTAAAATTTCCATCGCTGAAAGTGCCGGCCTATATAAGTATACTTAATCAGTATCTCCGCGTAGATGAACCGGCGAAAGCCTTGAATTATCTTAACTCTCCTTCTGGCAAACAATTAAAATCCTACCTGGTAAATTTTGGCATGTCTGCTGCGTGTGACCAGGCTTATGGCTATACCTATGCAGAAATGGGGCAATACGACTCGGCTCGAATTTATTTTGACAGAGCCTTTCCTTTCTTTGACAAAAGTACAAATGAAACAAACAAGGTTTCGTTTTACAGGCAACTGGCAGGTTTTTATAAAAAGTCAGGAGAAACCAAAAAAGCTATAGAGTATTTTATTAAAGTAAAAGAGATCGGCGAAGCTAAAGGCATGCTTGAATATGTGAGAAATGCAGCAAAAAATCTTGATTCGCTTTATTTAAAGTCCGGTGATCTTAAAACAGCTAATTTATATAATGTCGTCTATTACCAGTATAAAGACAGTATTGATAAACTGAATAAAGAAAACGAACTGGCACAAATAGAAGCTCTGGATGAACAGCAAAGGCTGGATAGAAAACTGGCAGAAGAAGTTGAAGCGAAAGAAAAAAGAAACCGCATTCAATACATGGGTATTGTAATTGCAATCGCTGCATTGTTTATTGGGCTGGTTATGATGGGCTGGTTTAAAGTCTCTGCAAATACGATCAGGGCTATTGGGTTCTTTGCATTCCTTCTCTTTTTTGAATTTATTTTCCTCGTATTCAAGAAAAATATTTATGGTCTGACAAAAGGAGAGCCAATGTATGATCTTTTATTTATGATCGCATTGGCAGCCATCCTTGTACCGCTGCACCATTGGCTGGAACACAAGGTGATTCATTTCCTTACCTCGCATCATATGCTGAGACTGCGTGGAATATTTTCGAAAAAAACAGGATGA
- a CDS encoding tetratricopeptide repeat protein: protein MHKHEVKPVSVSVQATNQLLFNTDSVLAQAKSKLSMEQVIRLNELENSISRGDVKEQQLKVYHQLSHFWSDSAKIFEPYAWYEAQAARLENSEKTLIFAARLFLGSLRSEVNIPKKKWIASQAKELYERSLSLNPSNDSASVELGISLIYGELSEMPMEGIQKIMGVLQKDSTNIYAQMALADAAVFSTQYDKAIPRFQKIIRLEPTNLDAILKLADAYTMIGKKKEAIEWYKKSLPLLKREEWKQEVEKRINELK, encoded by the coding sequence ATGCACAAACATGAGGTAAAGCCGGTTTCAGTTTCAGTACAGGCAACAAATCAATTATTATTCAATACGGATTCTGTACTTGCACAAGCCAAGTCGAAACTTAGTATGGAGCAAGTAATAAGGTTGAATGAATTGGAAAATTCTATTAGTCGGGGTGATGTAAAAGAACAACAACTAAAAGTGTATCATCAGTTGTCACATTTTTGGTCAGATTCTGCAAAAATCTTCGAACCTTATGCCTGGTATGAAGCACAAGCAGCAAGATTGGAAAATTCGGAAAAAACCCTCATTTTTGCTGCCCGTTTATTTTTAGGTAGTCTTAGATCAGAAGTAAACATTCCTAAAAAGAAATGGATTGCCTCACAGGCTAAAGAGTTGTATGAGAGGTCTTTGAGTTTAAATCCTTCTAATGATTCGGCAAGTGTGGAGCTGGGAATAAGCCTTATTTATGGTGAGCTGAGTGAGATGCCGATGGAAGGAATTCAGAAGATAATGGGTGTATTGCAGAAAGACAGCACAAATATTTATGCGCAAATGGCTCTTGCAGATGCGGCTGTTTTTTCTACCCAATATGATAAAGCAATACCTCGTTTTCAAAAGATCATCAGACTTGAACCAACCAACCTGGATGCAATTTTGAAACTAGCCGATGCTTATACAATGATTGGTAAAAAGAAAGAGGCGATAGAATGGTATAAGAAAAGCTTGCCATTATTGAAAAGAGAGGAATGGAAACAGGAAGTGGAAAAGAGGATAAATGAATTGAAATAG
- the mutY gene encoding A/G-specific adenine glycosylase: MTSTAQKNNFKKILLKWNRDKNSRIMPWKGEKDPYKIWLSEIILQQTRVEQGLDYYNRFVKEFPEINKLAKAADKKIFKMWEGLGYYSRCRNLLATARYISKERKGKFPNSYKEINDLKGIGPYTASAISSFAFNLPHAVVDGNVFRVLARIFGIKTPPDTTEGKKLFNALAEELLDKKQPGIYNQSIMDFGAVVCKPASPLCQSCPFNKSCFAFLNDQVQSLPVKRKKITIKTRWLYYFIPEHNGEIFIHQRIGKDIWHHLHEFYLFEAKKKISNRQVTEQASKLASGTNLLKISPVYSQQLSHQYINAVFIHLYLKRKPFLLKTGQWVKKKKLQQFAFPGVIRDFLKDF; encoded by the coding sequence ATGACATCTACTGCTCAAAAAAACAATTTCAAAAAGATTTTATTGAAATGGAACCGTGATAAAAATTCACGGATAATGCCCTGGAAAGGTGAAAAAGACCCTTATAAAATATGGCTCAGTGAGATCATTTTACAGCAAACAAGAGTTGAGCAAGGGCTAGATTATTACAACCGGTTTGTAAAAGAGTTTCCCGAGATTAATAAACTGGCCAAGGCTGCTGACAAAAAAATTTTCAAAATGTGGGAAGGCCTGGGTTATTATTCCCGTTGCAGAAACTTATTGGCCACAGCAAGATATATTTCAAAAGAAAGAAAAGGAAAGTTTCCAAACAGCTACAAAGAGATAAATGATTTAAAAGGAATTGGACCTTATACGGCATCAGCCATTTCTTCATTCGCTTTCAACCTCCCTCATGCCGTTGTAGATGGAAATGTTTTTAGGGTGTTGGCAAGGATTTTTGGAATTAAAACACCACCGGATACAACAGAAGGGAAAAAATTATTTAATGCCCTTGCAGAAGAGTTGCTTGATAAAAAACAGCCCGGGATTTATAACCAATCCATAATGGACTTTGGTGCCGTTGTTTGCAAACCTGCTTCTCCTCTTTGCCAATCATGCCCGTTCAACAAAAGTTGTTTCGCTTTTTTAAATGATCAGGTTCAATCATTACCAGTAAAAAGGAAAAAGATCACTATCAAAACAAGGTGGCTTTATTATTTTATCCCAGAACATAATGGAGAAATTTTTATTCATCAGCGCATAGGGAAAGATATCTGGCATCATCTCCATGAATTTTATTTGTTTGAAGCAAAGAAAAAAATATCCAACCGCCAGGTAACTGAGCAGGCTAGTAAATTAGCATCGGGTACCAATCTCCTGAAAATCTCGCCTGTTTATTCACAACAGTTATCACATCAATATATCAACGCTGTATTTATTCATCTTTATTTAAAACGAAAACCATTCTTACTCAAAACAGGGCAATGGGTAAAGAAGAAAAAGCTTCAACAATTTGCCTTTCCGGGTGTAATCAGGGATTTTTTGAAAGACTTCTAA
- a CDS encoding integration host factor subunit beta has protein sequence MRKADLVNRISEKTGIPKVDVLVTLETMFKEIKDTLSAGENIYIRGFGSFITKRRAAKIGRNIKKNIAVHIPEHYIPAFKPAKEFVAEVKKLVTPKHDDGPGEDVEPA, from the coding sequence ATGAGAAAAGCCGACCTCGTCAACAGAATCTCCGAAAAAACCGGCATTCCCAAGGTTGATGTGCTGGTGACACTGGAAACCATGTTCAAAGAAATCAAAGACACCCTTTCTGCAGGTGAGAATATTTATATACGCGGATTTGGCAGTTTTATCACCAAAAGACGGGCAGCAAAAATTGGCCGTAATATCAAAAAGAACATAGCGGTACACATTCCAGAACATTATATTCCTGCATTCAAACCTGCAAAAGAGTTTGTTGCAGAAGTAAAAAAATTGGTAACTCCCAAACATGACGACGGTCCCGGCGAAGATGTTGAGCCGGCTTAA
- a CDS encoding Rne/Rng family ribonuclease, producing MNKELIINAAPQGVEIALLEDKKLVELHSEKSDARFAVGDLYLGKVKKLIPGLNAAFVDVGFEKDAFLHYTDLSPYAKSLLKFTNLSMADKSEGIMDFGKFEVEPEIVKTGKINEVLGGKPNILVQILKEPIAAKGPRLSCEISLPGRFIVITPFNNIVAVSRKIHSSDERKRLQRIVESIKSRNFGVIVRTAAEGKNTAELHDDLSTLVATWKTIQQNLKGAVPPAKILSEQTKATSILRDLLNEDFNKIVVNDKNIFNDTRNYILRIAPEKADIVSYYNNGSTIFDSYGITKQVKSSFGKTVNLNSGAYLIIEHTEALHVIDVNSGYKSVGNNQEQNAMETNLEAAEEIARQFRLRDMGGIIVIDFIDMKLPENKRKLQEKMEEFMSPDRAKHAVLPISKFGLMQITRQRMKPEMNINTQEVCPSCSGTGKISSALLLEDEIEKNLSYLFTHKHNNLRIIVHPIMYAYLTKGWPWSTRLAKWRKKYRQKIKLQEDTNYHLTEFRFFNQHEEEIKL from the coding sequence ATGAACAAAGAACTTATCATTAATGCAGCACCTCAAGGTGTTGAAATTGCCCTGCTCGAGGACAAAAAGCTGGTAGAACTGCATAGCGAAAAAAGCGATGCCCGTTTTGCCGTGGGTGATTTGTATCTCGGAAAAGTAAAAAAACTTATTCCGGGACTGAATGCTGCATTTGTAGATGTGGGCTTTGAAAAAGACGCTTTTCTTCATTATACAGACTTAAGCCCTTACGCAAAGTCGTTGCTTAAGTTTACCAATCTTTCAATGGCCGACAAATCGGAAGGCATTATGGACTTTGGAAAATTTGAAGTAGAGCCCGAGATAGTAAAAACAGGAAAGATAAATGAGGTACTTGGTGGCAAACCGAATATTCTTGTTCAGATATTGAAAGAACCAATTGCAGCTAAAGGCCCAAGATTAAGTTGTGAAATTTCATTGCCCGGTCGTTTTATTGTTATTACCCCTTTCAATAATATCGTTGCTGTTTCAAGAAAGATCCATTCATCGGATGAAAGAAAAAGATTACAGCGAATTGTAGAATCGATCAAGTCAAGAAACTTTGGTGTAATTGTAAGAACTGCAGCTGAGGGAAAAAATACGGCTGAATTGCATGATGATCTATCAACCTTAGTAGCAACCTGGAAAACGATTCAGCAAAACCTAAAAGGGGCCGTACCACCTGCAAAGATCTTAAGTGAGCAAACAAAAGCAACCAGCATTCTTCGTGACTTGTTGAATGAAGATTTCAATAAGATCGTTGTGAATGATAAGAATATTTTCAATGATACACGCAATTATATCCTGCGCATAGCACCCGAGAAGGCAGATATAGTTTCTTATTACAATAACGGCTCTACCATTTTCGATTCATATGGCATTACCAAACAGGTTAAATCCTCTTTTGGTAAAACAGTAAACCTGAATAGCGGTGCTTACCTGATCATTGAACACACCGAAGCTCTGCATGTGATAGATGTAAACAGCGGGTACAAAAGTGTCGGTAATAACCAGGAACAGAATGCCATGGAGACTAACCTGGAAGCGGCAGAAGAAATTGCAAGACAGTTCCGGCTTCGGGATATGGGCGGCATTATTGTGATAGATTTCATTGATATGAAACTTCCTGAGAACAAGAGAAAGTTACAGGAGAAGATGGAAGAGTTCATGTCACCTGACAGGGCCAAACATGCGGTACTGCCTATTTCAAAATTTGGCTTGATGCAGATCACCCGTCAACGCATGAAGCCGGAAATGAACATCAACACACAGGAGGTTTGTCCAAGCTGTAGTGGTACCGGAAAAATATCTTCAGCATTATTGCTGGAAGATGAAATAGAGAAGAATCTGAGTTATCTTTTTACACATAAGCATAACAATCTTAGAATTATAGTCCACCCAATAATGTACGCTTATCTCACCAAAGGTTGGCCGTGGTCAACAAGATTGGCAAAATGGAGAAAGAAATACCGCCAGAAAATAAAGCTACAAGAGGATACTAACTATCATTTAACCGAATTCCGGTTTTTCAATCAGCATGAAGAAGAAATTAAATTATAA
- a CDS encoding single-stranded DNA-binding protein, with protein sequence MRGVNRVMLIGNLGKDPELQQLEGNISVAKFPLATTETFKDRGGKLVSQTEWHTVVLWRGLADLAAKYLHKGSLVYIEGRLRTRSWDDKEGHRKFATEVVGDNLIMLDKRTDGAGSHHHGESGVEGTDTPSADIPGDIDLKF encoded by the coding sequence ATGCGTGGCGTTAACCGAGTGATGCTGATTGGCAACCTGGGCAAAGACCCGGAATTACAGCAGTTGGAAGGAAACATTTCTGTTGCAAAATTTCCATTAGCTACAACTGAAACTTTTAAGGACCGTGGCGGTAAGTTGGTAAGTCAAACTGAGTGGCACACAGTAGTACTATGGCGTGGATTGGCAGACCTTGCGGCAAAGTATTTACACAAAGGAAGTTTGGTTTATATAGAAGGAAGATTAAGAACCCGCAGCTGGGATGATAAAGAAGGCCATCGAAAATTTGCCACTGAAGTGGTGGGTGATAACCTGATAATGCTGGATAAAAGAACGGACGGCGCAGGTTCGCATCATCATGGTGAAAGCGGAGTTGAAGGAACAGATACTCCCTCAGCCGACATCCCTGGCGATATAGACCTCAAATTTTAG
- the gldE gene encoding gliding motility-associated protein GldE: MSFAVSGAEVALFSLSSKDVNMLKTKEHDAAKRIINLLEEPKEVYATLMITGTFINISIIVLSNFLLNRIIPLDNVSFTLSVIIKVVIIAFVMIFFGKVLPKVMATQNNLRFAYDSSFFIDSLHLLFRRISKWIVSLADGIGRRLGADKSEALSIRELDEAIDIKSDDEASQEEKNIMKGIVKFGNITVKQIMHSRLDVNGLDHDMPFKELLQKVEELHYSRLPVYKNNLDEVVGIINTKDLIPHLDEHENFDWRPLMRQPYFVPETKAIEDLLKEFQQKRIHFAVVVDEFGGTSGIVTLEDIMEEVIGEIKDEFDEEENKNKKLDEHNFVFEGKTHLIDMCRIMKLPPDIFDRIKGESESVAGLVLEIYGEIPPENELIPCGDFQFTVIEKNPNRIQLVKVTVIPSLKK, from the coding sequence ATGTCATTTGCTGTTTCTGGTGCTGAGGTTGCTTTGTTTTCGCTCAGCAGTAAAGACGTGAATATGCTGAAAACAAAAGAACATGATGCAGCAAAAAGGATCATCAACTTGCTGGAAGAACCCAAAGAAGTTTATGCTACACTGATGATAACGGGCACCTTCATCAACATCAGCATTATTGTTTTGTCTAATTTTTTATTGAACAGGATCATTCCGCTGGATAATGTATCATTCACCCTCTCTGTTATTATCAAAGTAGTGATCATTGCTTTCGTTATGATATTTTTTGGAAAAGTATTACCAAAGGTTATGGCTACACAAAACAACCTGCGGTTTGCCTATGACTCTTCTTTCTTTATCGATTCGCTGCATCTTTTATTTCGACGTATCAGCAAATGGATTGTTTCATTGGCAGATGGAATTGGTCGCCGCTTAGGTGCAGATAAAAGTGAGGCCCTCAGCATCCGTGAACTGGATGAAGCAATCGATATCAAATCAGATGACGAAGCTTCGCAGGAGGAAAAGAATATCATGAAAGGTATTGTGAAGTTTGGAAATATAACTGTAAAGCAGATCATGCATAGCCGGTTGGATGTAAACGGGCTTGATCATGATATGCCATTTAAAGAGTTGTTACAAAAAGTAGAAGAGTTGCATTATTCAAGATTACCGGTTTATAAAAATAACCTCGATGAGGTAGTGGGTATTATCAATACAAAAGACCTCATTCCTCATTTGGACGAACACGAAAACTTTGACTGGCGGCCATTAATGCGCCAGCCTTATTTTGTTCCGGAAACAAAAGCGATTGAAGATCTGCTGAAAGAGTTTCAACAAAAACGAATTCATTTTGCGGTGGTAGTAGATGAGTTTGGTGGTACCAGCGGTATTGTCACACTTGAAGACATTATGGAGGAGGTGATCGGTGAAATAAAAGATGAATTTGATGAAGAAGAAAACAAAAACAAAAAGCTGGACGAACATAATTTTGTGTTTGAAGGCAAAACACATTTGATTGACATGTGTCGTATCATGAAATTACCTCCAGACATATTTGACAGGATAAAAGGAGAAAGTGAATCAGTAGCGGGGCTAGTGTTGGAAATATATGGTGAAATTCCGCCTGAGAATGAACTCATCCCTTGTGGTGATTTTCAATTTACTGTTATTGAGAAAAATCCAAACCGCATACAGTTAGTTAAAGTAACCGTTATACCCAGTCTAAAAAAATAA
- the radA gene encoding DNA repair protein RadA, producing the protein MSKVKTSFFCQNCGYESVKWVGQCPSCHQWNTFVEELIQKENGKSNNGWKDYDGKERTERTIQLSEVKSAEEKRLLTADPELNRVLGGGIVPGSIVLVAGEPGIGKSTLFLQNGLWLKNSTVLYISGEESELQIKMRADRLQLKNEEFYLLTETSTQVIFQEIKKLKPDLVIVDSIQTLQTPYIESSPGSVSQIRECASEFQRFAKETNTPVFLIGHITKDGSIAGPKILEHMVDTVLQFEGDRHHAYRILRTLKNRFGSTSELGIYEMTDTGMRGVLNPSEILITQKEDNLSGVAIAATIEGMRPLLIEVQALVTQSVYGTPQRTVSGFDLRRLQLLLAVLEKRGGFHFGVKDVFLNIAGGLKVEDPSIDLAAVCALLSSYEDIALPLHICFAGEIGLSGEIRAVNRIEQRIAEAEKLGFEKIIISKYNQKGIGKQKFNIEIVTLGSVEEVYKLLF; encoded by the coding sequence ATGAGTAAGGTTAAAACAAGTTTTTTTTGTCAGAACTGCGGATACGAATCGGTTAAATGGGTAGGTCAATGTCCATCTTGTCATCAATGGAATACGTTTGTAGAAGAATTGATTCAAAAAGAAAATGGTAAAAGCAACAATGGCTGGAAAGATTATGATGGTAAAGAAAGAACTGAAAGAACAATACAATTAAGCGAAGTTAAATCAGCGGAAGAAAAAAGATTATTGACTGCTGATCCTGAATTGAATCGTGTATTAGGCGGTGGAATCGTTCCGGGAAGTATTGTATTAGTTGCAGGTGAACCAGGGATCGGAAAATCAACTTTGTTTTTGCAAAATGGTTTATGGCTGAAGAACTCAACTGTTCTTTATATAAGTGGTGAAGAAAGTGAATTGCAGATCAAGATGCGGGCAGATCGTTTGCAATTAAAGAATGAAGAATTTTATTTGCTTACTGAAACATCTACACAGGTTATTTTCCAGGAAATAAAAAAACTAAAGCCTGATCTGGTAATTGTAGATTCTATTCAGACTTTGCAAACACCCTATATTGAATCCTCACCCGGTAGTGTATCTCAAATAAGGGAATGTGCGTCCGAGTTCCAACGTTTTGCAAAAGAAACTAATACTCCTGTTTTTTTGATCGGGCATATTACAAAAGATGGAAGTATTGCTGGTCCAAAAATTCTCGAACACATGGTTGATACTGTCTTGCAATTTGAAGGCGATCGTCATCATGCCTATCGGATATTGCGGACATTAAAGAATCGTTTTGGGAGTACATCCGAATTAGGTATTTATGAAATGACGGATACAGGTATGCGGGGTGTTTTAAATCCAAGCGAAATACTAATTACCCAAAAGGAAGATAACCTGAGTGGTGTTGCAATTGCAGCGACTATAGAAGGCATGCGACCATTATTAATTGAAGTGCAGGCACTCGTTACACAATCCGTTTATGGTACACCTCAAAGGACTGTCAGCGGTTTTGATTTAAGGAGGCTGCAATTATTGCTTGCTGTCCTTGAAAAAAGAGGGGGATTTCATTTTGGTGTCAAAGATGTTTTTTTAAATATTGCAGGAGGATTAAAAGTTGAAGACCCTTCTATTGATCTTGCTGCAGTTTGTGCATTGCTATCCTCTTATGAGGATATAGCATTGCCATTGCATATTTGTTTTGCGGGTGAAATAGGTTTAAGCGGCGAGATAAGAGCTGTGAACCGTATTGAGCAAAGAATTGCAGAGGCTGAGAAACTGGGATTTGAAAAGATCATCATTTCAAAATATAATCAGAAAGGAATAGGTAAGCAGAAATTCAATATTGAAATAGTCACATTAGGATCGGTCGAAGAAGTTTATAAATTACTTTTTTAA
- a CDS encoding ComF family protein, whose amino-acid sequence MPLLKDIKESLLQIVFPHVCSGCGSDLLSLESSLCLRCIDALPETDFEKYPDNPVEKFFWGRIKLESGSSSFYFNKESLVQHLMHQFKYKNNKELGLQLGRMMGHQLKKSNRYQVDALIPLPLFPGKEKKRGYNQSQLLCDGIAESLNVPVWNDVIIRPEHTETQTKKGRIERWRNMEGKFFLTNPGKIAGKHLLLIDDVVTTGATLEACGTELLKGSDTRLSIATLCFASRI is encoded by the coding sequence ATGCCCTTGCTGAAGGATATAAAGGAATCATTATTGCAAATCGTTTTTCCGCATGTATGCAGCGGCTGCGGAAGTGATTTGTTAAGCCTCGAATCATCACTTTGCTTAAGATGTATTGATGCTCTACCCGAAACTGATTTTGAAAAATATCCGGACAACCCGGTAGAAAAATTTTTCTGGGGAAGAATAAAATTAGAAAGCGGATCATCTTCCTTTTATTTCAATAAAGAATCGTTGGTGCAGCACCTGATGCATCAATTTAAATACAAAAACAATAAAGAGCTGGGTCTCCAGTTGGGAAGAATGATGGGGCATCAACTAAAAAAGTCCAATCGTTATCAAGTTGATGCCTTAATTCCTCTCCCATTATTTCCCGGTAAAGAAAAAAAAAGAGGATATAATCAATCTCAATTATTATGTGATGGCATTGCAGAATCGCTTAATGTGCCGGTTTGGAATGATGTGATCATAAGACCCGAGCATACAGAAACACAAACCAAGAAAGGAAGAATCGAACGTTGGAGAAATATGGAGGGAAAATTCTTCCTTACAAATCCGGGAAAGATAGCTGGTAAACATTTGTTGTTAATTGATGATGTAGTGACAACCGGCGCAACCCTCGAAGCCTGCGGCACTGAGTTGTTGAAAGGATCTGACACAAGATTAAGTATTGCTACACTTTGCTTTGCTTCAAGAATTTAA
- a CDS encoding glutathione peroxidase, with amino-acid sequence MKTFFITLLLAVTLTGGSIYDFQVPGLDGNSIDFSAYKGKKIMIVNTASKCGNTPQYADLEKLYEKYKGKLVIIGFPANNFGEQEPGSNTEIQEFCKKNYGVTFPMAEKISVRGDDVAPIYKWLVDQSKEMAKSLPGDNSKDLVYKKWLQDPVNWNFTKFLVDENGKLVAVFHNKVSPMSEEVLKWMN; translated from the coding sequence ATGAAAACGTTTTTTATTACTCTGCTGCTTGCTGTTACATTAACCGGCGGTTCCATCTATGATTTTCAAGTTCCTGGTCTCGACGGAAACAGTATTGACTTTTCAGCATACAAAGGGAAAAAAATAATGATCGTAAATACAGCATCTAAATGCGGCAATACACCACAGTATGCCGACCTGGAAAAACTGTATGAAAAATATAAAGGCAAGCTGGTGATCATCGGTTTTCCGGCCAACAATTTTGGAGAACAAGAACCCGGATCAAATACTGAGATACAAGAATTTTGTAAAAAGAACTATGGAGTAACCTTTCCTATGGCTGAAAAAATTTCAGTAAGAGGTGATGATGTGGCTCCCATTTACAAATGGTTGGTGGATCAATCCAAGGAAATGGCTAAATCGCTACCGGGAGATAATTCAAAAGATCTTGTTTATAAAAAATGGCTGCAGGATCCAGTAAACTGGAATTTTACAAAATTCCTTGTTGATGAGAATGGGAAACTGGTAGCAGTGTTTCATAATAAGGTAAGCCCGATGAGTGAAGAAGTTTTGAAATGGATGAATTAA